One window of Desulfobacteraceae bacterium genomic DNA carries:
- the ahcY gene encoding adenosylhomocysteinase translates to MPIAPADIPRNQILALDLSLPYKVADLSLAELGAREMKLSEKEMPGLMAVRQKYGARQPLAGMKVMGSLHMTIQTAMLIETLKVLGADIRWATCNIFSTQDHAAAAVARSGAAAVFAWKGETLEEFWWCTEQALTWPDGSGPDLIVDDGGDATLYVHQGVAVEKDPGLLEKSYESEDMKCLMARLALSHAQDPGRWTRVAARIRGVSEETTTGVHRLYHLANQKALLFPAINVNDAVTKSKFDNLYGCRESLADGLKRATDVMIAGKVVVVCGYGDVGKGCAQSMRGFGARVIVTEIDPICALQAAMEGYEVMPMEDAVERGDIFVTATGCINVITGAHMEAMKDEAIVCNIGHFDNEIEMSYLYRNSACRKTPIKPQVDRWTLASGRSIIVLAEGRLVNLGCATGHPSFVMSNSFTNQCLAQIELASKDLEKRVYTLPKKLDEEVARLHLERIGVRLDRLSREQADYLGVSVEGPYKPDYYRY, encoded by the coding sequence ATGCCGATCGCACCTGCCGATATACCCCGCAACCAAATCCTGGCGCTTGATCTCAGCCTGCCTTACAAGGTGGCCGATCTTTCCCTGGCCGAGCTGGGCGCGCGGGAAATGAAACTATCCGAAAAAGAGATGCCGGGGCTGATGGCCGTGCGCCAAAAATACGGCGCCCGGCAGCCCCTGGCCGGTATGAAGGTCATGGGCAGCCTCCACATGACCATCCAGACCGCCATGCTGATCGAAACCCTCAAAGTGTTGGGGGCCGATATCCGCTGGGCGACCTGCAACATCTTCTCCACCCAGGATCACGCCGCCGCGGCCGTGGCGCGCTCCGGGGCCGCGGCGGTCTTCGCCTGGAAAGGCGAGACCCTGGAGGAGTTCTGGTGGTGCACCGAGCAGGCCCTCACCTGGCCGGACGGCAGTGGGCCGGACCTGATCGTAGACGACGGCGGGGACGCCACCCTCTACGTTCACCAGGGGGTGGCGGTTGAAAAGGACCCCGGCCTGCTAGAAAAATCCTACGAGAGCGAGGACATGAAGTGCCTGATGGCCCGTCTGGCCCTCAGCCATGCCCAGGACCCCGGCCGCTGGACGCGGGTCGCCGCCCGGATCCGGGGAGTTTCCGAGGAAACCACCACCGGGGTGCATCGCCTCTACCACCTGGCCAACCAGAAGGCCCTGCTCTTTCCGGCGATCAACGTCAACGACGCCGTGACCAAGTCCAAATTCGACAATCTCTACGGCTGCCGCGAGTCCCTGGCCGACGGCCTCAAGCGCGCCACCGACGTGATGATCGCCGGCAAGGTGGTGGTGGTCTGCGGCTACGGTGATGTGGGCAAGGGCTGCGCCCAGTCCATGCGGGGCTTCGGTGCCCGGGTGATCGTGACCGAAATCGACCCCATCTGCGCCCTGCAGGCCGCCATGGAGGGCTACGAGGTCATGCCCATGGAGGACGCCGTGGAGCGCGGCGATATTTTCGTCACCGCCACCGGCTGCATCAACGTCATCACCGGCGCGCACATGGAGGCGATGAAGGACGAGGCCATCGTCTGCAATATCGGGCATTTCGACAACGAAATCGAGATGAGCTACCTCTACCGGAACAGCGCCTGCCGCAAGACCCCGATCAAACCCCAGGTGGACCGCTGGACTCTGGCATCCGGGCGTTCCATTATCGTGCTGGCCGAAGGCCGCCTGGTCAACCTGGGCTGCGCCACCGGGCACCCCAGTTTCGTCATGAGCAACAGCTTCACCAACCAGTGTCTGGCCCAGATCGAGCTGGCCAGCAAGGACCTGGAAAAGCGGGTCTACACGCTGCCCAAAAAGCTCGACGAGGAAGTGGCGCGGCTGCACCTGGAGCGGATCGGGGTCCGTTTGGACCGGCTGTCCCGGGAGCAGGCGGATTATCTGGGGGTCTCGGTCGAAGGCCCCTATAAACCCGACTATTATCGCTATTAA